The Arachis hypogaea cultivar Tifrunner chromosome 14, arahy.Tifrunner.gnm2.J5K5, whole genome shotgun sequence DNA window ttctaagtgaattttaccatgttaaataatggttggagtcttggaaatttgaatatttttacatgctagcttacaagaaggtatcaacataatgtaatgttaacggcccggttttcacccgatttttacccggtataattgtggcccgaaagtgtattggtttcatcgggtctaggactgggttcgggtctaataaatagacccggtgtatatttcgggtcgggtctgggtcacatcaaatccGGCTTCACCCGGCCATGTGCACCCCTAGTTCGACCAACTGATtcaaattggttttcaaaatcaTGCTTAAAAATTTCATGTCGATTAGTTCCAAAATGATGCTTAAAGATAGTCTcgctaatgttttttttttttttttttggtcacacAAATACACTCACCCATCCACTCACACTCACACACTAAATTAGCCACTACTAGAACACCTGGTTTGGCTTCTCTAAAATGCTTAGTAAAGCAAAAACATGAAGGGTAAACTATTATTGGAATCATTTAGTAAGTCTCTTACACACAAGAAAAATTATTGATGCAAGAAAAAGTGCTCAACAGTCAACACTTATTTAAGCGCATCATCCTCTAAACAATACCAGGCTCAAGGCTTGTTCAAACTTTGAATCTGAACACACATATCAACAATCTATACTCCGATCTTGAGGCCAACCAAACTCTTCCAAGAATGCCAACACAACCCCGTTAGACCAACCAAATCCAGTCTGCATTTGCAACACAGTTACCAACCAATACATAGTCAGATTCACATGGAACAGATCATGAAAAAGTGTTTGTGAAAAGCAACTTCAATTTGTGATTTTATAAGCCAGCTATATTAATTAGGACATACCTGGGGTGCATATTCACCCCCGCCTCCATATTCTCCACACTTCTCCACGTCAAGCTTTTCATGCATTACCCCCGTTTTCTTGTAACTAACATAATTGCTTCTAATCCATTTGATAGCAATTTCCTCAGCCAACAACCTTGCTTCTTTTGACCCTGATTTTACCAGGCCTTCTGCTAGCATGTGTTGAAGTGGAGCCCAACCATTTGGAAAGTCCCTATTACGTTTCAAATGAGTCACTAAAAACACTTAGCTGATAGACACTATTGTATTATTGGATGGTAAATGCATGTCAATTTGATGTACAAGAATATATCTCAAATCCAAATTGTTTATTACTTACCACTGTTGTCCTGAATCAGTCAAAGAAGTTGCAATTCCGGCAGCACGAATCAGGCCAGAAGTTTTGAGAGCATGAACAACGTTACCCACAAGCGAACCATCtaatgaaatataaaatataccaaATTTTCAACTTACAAGACAGGAAATTCTACCGAAATAAATTGAACAAAAAATGTAAAGCTTTGAAATATGGTATCCTGATTGTGCCTCTGAGAGTTCCAGTATCATACACTCTCATGCACTACTTCCTCCCCCAAAATACTCCCCTAATACATAACACGCTTTTGGAGGGATAACTATAAGAAGTTACAGATGGGTTTACTGTAAGGCTTACTCTTGTATTAGTTAATCCTAAGTTACTAACTGTCCGCGTGCATGTTTGATTCTAAAAAGTTCAAGCTTGCTAGTTCAAAATTAACAAGGGATTGATACCACAATGATTAGGATAACCAATCATGCAattatatttacttgttattTGATGAAGATATCATATCAAGAATACCTGAGTAAAATGGCTCCATCCACAAAGGAACAAAATTGGAAGCAAATACATTTTTATTCTGATGCTTATCTTCCCAAACATGAGCCACCTAAGAGTGTCGAAGAGATTAGCAATGCAGCAGCAGAAGGCTATGATATCCCTCTTTATGGCGGATTTCTACAAGGAGCAATAGGAAATACCTCACATGTGCCACTGTTGAGCCAGTAATCGAGCCATTGCTTCTTGCTTGGACTCCAGAAAACAGAATTTATTGCCTTCTTTCTAGCATCAGAAAGTTCCATGAAGTGTTTCACAGTGGTTTCGTCTCCAATAGCTTTTGCAAAGAAGGCAATATTAATTTCCATCTGGATCAATATTCATCAGAATTAAATGAGGTTTCGAACTCTGATTTCAGGTTTTTCTAGTCAATTGGTCTAAGACATACCCCAAGCAGATATGCATTCAAATCAACAGGTATTACAGATGTTGTAGCTAGTGTACTGTAGTCAGGTGGAACTCTGTATTAACACAACATGGTTTCATCAAAAACATAAATACGTCGGTAAGAACTTAAAGTTGTGTTTTTCCCCTTTTTTgcaaaaaatcttaattttatgtaATATAGTACCTCATCCATCTTGTGCTGAAATCCCATCCTGATTCAGCAGCCGAGGCAATATCACGGTAAAAATGCTGCTTTTCTGAAATATTTAAGAACTTGGAAGCAGATTTCTTGTCCTGTGCCATGGAATTTGTTACCCAAAATTACAAGTTTGAATGAAATACCACTGCATCAATACCACAGTAGTTAACAAAGCACACACACCATTGTGGACGACTCTGGCCTGGGTTTGTTCCACATTGCCTGATAGCGATTCAAGTTATGGGAGTGTCCTTGAGCATCCACAATGGTCACTCTATGTATAtcttaaagataaaatataaggTAAAGCCATTACACTTGGGTAAGACTAAGAGGCAAACACATAAAAGTATTCTACAAGCATAGTCGATAAATATAAGGTGAAATTTTGTGGTTTAATACCTGAATTCCAAAAGGCATGCTCCTTAAGCAGTGCAGGTAAACATCTTTTAACTAACTCAATGTCACCAGTGATGCGGTATATCTCATAAATCATAGAGCTTAAAAGAGGAGGCTGACTGTAAAATCATATTCAAGGTTATAGTTTCTATTCTCGTTTGTAAGAGCAagaattataataacaaattctTTTATTACATACGGTGTAGTGATGAGAATGACATTATATGCAGGAAAAAATATCATAACAGAACTCATAGTACACTATCCTTTTGCAACTTATTAGTGAAGTTAATGCAAGATCGCAAAAAATGATAGCATATAATATAATTCAGTGAACCGAAGCTTTGGGAGTCAATAACATAAAGTTGCCTTATTTAActtaacatccataatttcatgCACGTAATATATCCAAACATTTTTATTCAGCAAAAGCAAAAGGCAGAGTCCAAGTTTAGACTTAGACCAGTCAACAAAAATGATGACAAATTTAGAAAGTCCAATCATATGGGTGCTTCTTTTAGGAAGCTATTTGTTTAAAAGAAATTAATGTGTCTTTACCTATCCTTTTTCCTAGATCTAGATTTTTGTAGGAATGGAAAATGTGGTTACCTCCTGTTAGTGTAGTACTGTCTAGCCCCATTGAGCACAAATCCATATTTTTCTATTAAAGAAACAAGATTCATCACAATAGCAGTAGcagtcttatgcattttactcACCAGCAAGCCCCTGCACCACTCAAAAATGAATGCATCATTATTCCTTATAATGCTctgaaaagagaaagagaaagagaaagagaaatagTAGAAGAACGAACCGAATGACCCAATAGGAGTCCCAATAATAGACCTCGCGAAAGCGTGAACCAGGAATAACAACAGGGTTCGGCAGGGGAAGCAGAGTGTGCAGCTGCGGGTTCTTTTCGACTTCATGGGATACCTTGCGACTCAAGTTTCTCCAAAGCGAATGAACCTTCAAAGCCCACGCCCTCACCTCCGGGTGCTTCACCTTCGTCAAGAACCCTTCTGGCTCTGCAACGAAATCATGTGGCTGCCAGCACACCAGATCATCCCCTGCGCCCTTAAAGTACCTATTGATGAAGCCTTTCAGCACCTCCGCAGAAACGGTCCCGTTGGAACTCAGTCTTGGAAGGTTCTGGAATGCTTGGTGTGTCTCGGAGAGGGTGAACTTGAGGGGCAAGTCAACGTAGGTTTTGGGATCGAAGTTGGAGTCCCCGAAGGTTTGGAGCGCCGTTTCTTGGAGCTGTTCGAGGAAGGAAACAAGAGGAGTGGATGGCGTGACAACggaacaagaggaagaagaagaagaagaagccatgtGGGACGAAGCTACAGCAaaggagagtgagagtgagaacgTGCACAGTAGTAGGGTGAGGGCGTGCAGCGCCATCTTGTTGGAGTCAACGCGAGATTGTTGACTCGTGAAACATGGTGAATGGTGATTATGTCAATATATATTGATATGttggtggagagagagagagagagagagagaggaaaacaAACCTAGGAAGTAGTGAGAGTGATGCGAAGAAAGGTGACCGGCAGCTACGACAAAAAATGGTAGCTTTTAAACTTTTGCGTCATTCGTAAGCAAACAAGTGTCAGCGTTCTTAGGACGACGGCATAAATGGTATGGAAGCCGAAGATGACAAGGACAGGAAGAAGATGGCAAGGACGGAAAGGAGAGGCTGATAACGATGGGGACTTGCAGCTAGATGGGGGGAATGGAAGATGGAACTTTGGCTGAGAGTGGAACAGAATGGATGGCTTAGTGATTTCAAGTTTTCTTGTCACTATTTTTTTTGAATCCAAAACGACGTTATTTTGGTTCTAGCTTCAAAACCGATCGGGGTCCCGATTCAATTGACTCACTAGTTCTCGATTGATATTCCAATTCTCAAATTGATTTTTAAACTTGATGGTTTTTTACTATGGACCTAACCAAATTTGCGATCGGCTCACGGTTTGATCAACCGATTCAAattggttttcagaaccatgcttatatttttttttggtgacttcagAACCATGCTTATATATTTCATGTCAATTAGTTCCAAAAtgatttttaaagatcaaggTTTAGAAAACCAAACCGATCATCGAACTGCTCTGATTATTAATTAATTGGTTCAACTGAAAAAACCATgttatagtaataaataaaatataaataaacacattaaaacataactataatctaatataaactttaaaatatcattcaaattaaaagtactatatCAACCACAATATCTcattaaaaataacaattatacaaattaacaatcacaagatcaaaaatagcaccacaacaacaataatttatcaaattaacaaattcaagaacatGAACTCAAATTagaataattattcaaattaataattGGCAAAAATACAGCCACCTAGCAATCACAGGATCAAAGAACAACACCTCAGAAACAATTTATCAAATTACTAGACAAGATCAAGAACATGAACTAAGATAGAATAATTGTTCAAATTAACAATTAGATAAAAATACAACAACCTAACAATCACAGAGCACTTCAACAACAATTTatcaaattactaaattaacaagATCAATAACATGAATTTAGATCAGAATAATTATTCAAATCAACAATTGGACAAACATACAACAACCTAACAAGAGATTAGAAGCCAAATTGTTCTCAGTAGGTGCATTATTATCCCTAGATGCTTTTTGATTGATACTCTCATTCATACTTAAAAATTACCAGCAAcccaataacaattaacaatattacagcaacccaataatctcaaGGATAACAGTTCGTACACAACCAAAAAAATTAACAGATCAGAACCATGTAAGAATCAAAGAAAATCAGTAAACCAATAAATCAATCCACAACAATCTAATGAGTAATGACAACATCATTGACAGAATATcagaaaaaatgaaaattcaGTAAACCACAATAATGACAATAAGTCAACAACAATTGATTTAATGTcgtataatagaaaataaaagagaataaatgcCTTTGAATCCAAGCAATCGAGAAAACATATAAGACCATGTGAATCAGGCCAGTTTTTGTATTTTGGACCAAAACAACACTGTTTTCAACTTTTCAttccttcaaaaaaaaaaaaaagagaacccAGCCAAAACGGTAACCCAGCAGGCAGCAGCATCTCTGAGGTTCGAGCTCCTTCGTCACTGCCACACTTGCTCCGTTCAGCCACCGCCGTGTCACCGCTGCCATCGCAGCTGTCGAAGCCGCCTTCCCCACCACGGTCGTCTCCGCCACTGCTCGAAGGCACCATTCCCACTACAACTCGTCTCACTTCCTTCCTCCGTCCCGCAGCTGCTGTTCTGCCGCACCGGCTCTATTCCACCGTGCTCCAACCCTTCTCTACTCCAGTTCCACAACTCCTTGGCAGTAATTCGGCAACGCTCCACCTCTTCTCGAGTTCTGCTTCCCAGTAACCCTCTAGTCCCTCACCTCtctgatttttcatttttcttctaatcTTCTTCAATTGTTATTGACTTATTGTCATTATTGTGGATTGGTATTATCGAGTTCTGCTGCCCAGTAACCCTCCAGTCCCTCACCTctgatttttcaattgttgtttACTTATTATCATTATTGTGGTTTGGTATTATCATTGATTGGTTTAGGATTGTTGATGATGTTCTTGAATCTTGATTCTGATTTGTGGTTTactgatttttcattttttctaataTTCTGTCAGTGATGTTGTCATTACTCATTACTGATTGTTGTGGATTGGTTTTATGATTGGTTTACTGATTTTCTTTGATTCTTATATggttctgaaatttttttttgtgtgtacttactgttatcaattttaaaggacctgcattaaaaaaaatgaaaaaagtaaGCAAACCATATATGAAGCACCTATTGAAAAATCTGAGTATACCATTGCAACATCAACATATATAAATTGCAACATGCCAACATCTGCGATTAGAACCAAAGTGGATAACGATTTAAAATGAACATGAACAAATTCACAAAAGAAATAATCCCACATAAGAAGATAACAGTATAATTagtagtcaaaataataaaaactctACCAAAGAACTATCTTTGTTGACCAGTTGAACTATGTTATATACAATTCTGCAAATAAGCAGAGACATTTTTCCTgagataaaaaaatctttaaataaagtaaattaattataaagataaacatatcaaaaatcttttaaattttcttttcataaaaaatttatattcttatATCCAAAATCAACACAATAAAAGGGGTGATGTAAAAGGAATGAGTGGAATAGCACATCATTGCAGAAAACGCACCTTCAAAACCACTTGAGAAACTCATTAAACAGTTTCATAGTGACAAATTACTCCATTTAATTGACATGGAGAATGAAGTCATGATACTCATGAACTAACCTGGACTTCCCTTGTACGGAATCATTAGCATAATTCCCAGTAGaacaaaaattgaaggaaaattttaaattgacaGAATTACAGCACaaattcacaaattattttcacaaattcactaattatttcacaaagtacacatatataaacaaaattacaGCAGAAATTCACAAATTATTTCACAAATTCACCAAGATTCAAACATCCAGGGAAGTACAGATTCAAATTCACAATGTGAGAGAGGGGGGGGGGAAGGGGGGGGACTTACTGCGGACAGAGAAAGACAGAGGAGGAAGACAGCAACAGAGGACGCAGCTACGGCGAGAGGCTCGGGAGCAGCGACGGCAAGATGCTTGGGACACAGCGAAGGGCTCGGGAGAGGAAGAAGACTTCTCAGTTCTCTGGGTATGGACTGGAGTTCTCTGGGTATCAACCTGACTCAGAAATCAC harbors:
- the LOC112744717 gene encoding probable trehalase isoform X1, whose translation is MALHALTLLLCTFSLSLSFAVASSHMASSSSSSSCSVVTPSTPLVSFLEQLQETALQTFGDSNFDPKTYVDLPLKFTLSETHQAFQNLPRLSSNGTVSAEVLKGFINRYFKGAGDDLVCWQPHDFVAEPEGFLTKVKHPEVRAWALKVHSLWRNLSRKVSHEVEKNPQLHTLLPLPNPVVIPGSRFREVYYWDSYWVIRGLLVSKMHKTATAIVMNLVSLIEKYGFVLNGARQYYTNRSQPPLLSSMIYEIYRITGDIELVKRCLPALLKEHAFWNSDIHRVTIVDAQGHSHNLNRYQAMWNKPRPESSTMDKKSASKFLNISEKQHFYRDIASAAESGWDFSTRWMRVPPDYSTLATTSVIPVDLNAYLLGMEINIAFFAKAIGDETTVKHFMELSDARKKAINSVFWSPSKKQWLDYWLNSGTCEVAHVWEDKHQNKNVFASNFVPLWMEPFYSDGSLVGNVVHALKTSGLIRAAGIATSLTDSGQQWDFPNGWAPLQHMLAEGLVKSGSKEARLLAEEIAIKWIRSNYVSYKKTGVMHEKLDVEKCGEYGGGGEYAPQTGFGWSNGVVLAFLEEFGWPQDRSIDC
- the LOC112744717 gene encoding probable trehalase isoform X2, yielding MASSSSSSSCSVVTPSTPLVSFLEQLQETALQTFGDSNFDPKTYVDLPLKFTLSETHQAFQNLPRLSSNGTVSAEVLKGFINRYFKGAGDDLVCWQPHDFVAEPEGFLTKVKHPEVRAWALKVHSLWRNLSRKVSHEVEKNPQLHTLLPLPNPVVIPGSRFREVYYWDSYWVIRGLLVSKMHKTATAIVMNLVSLIEKYGFVLNGARQYYTNRSQPPLLSSMIYEIYRITGDIELVKRCLPALLKEHAFWNSDIHRVTIVDAQGHSHNLNRYQAMWNKPRPESSTMDKKSASKFLNISEKQHFYRDIASAAESGWDFSTRWMRVPPDYSTLATTSVIPVDLNAYLLGMEINIAFFAKAIGDETTVKHFMELSDARKKAINSVFWSPSKKQWLDYWLNSGTCEVAHVWEDKHQNKNVFASNFVPLWMEPFYSDGSLVGNVVHALKTSGLIRAAGIATSLTDSGQQWDFPNGWAPLQHMLAEGLVKSGSKEARLLAEEIAIKWIRSNYVSYKKTGVMHEKLDVEKCGEYGGGGEYAPQTGFGWSNGVVLAFLEEFGWPQDRSIDC